In Pseudomonadales bacterium, a single window of DNA contains:
- a CDS encoding Trm112 family protein: protein MLDPKLLEILVCPVSKAPLEYDRERQELVCRASGLAYPVRDGIPVMLESEARQLTLEERERG from the coding sequence ATGCTCGATCCGAAGCTGCTGGAGATCCTCGTCTGCCCGGTGAGCAAGGCGCCGCTCGAGTACGATCGCGAGAGACAGGAACTGGTGTGTCGCGCCAGCGGCCTTGCCTATCCGGTGCGCGACGGCATCCCGGTGATGCTGGAGAGCGAGGCGCGCCAGCTCACGCTCGAGGAGCGCGAGCGCGGCTGA
- a CDS encoding M23 family metallopeptidase, protein MRIPLLALLLPLLLSALALPAAALELEGPLIQGGVVIGHVPPGTTVRLDERRVRVAADGTFVIGFDRDAPATQRLQVGDEQHELTIARREYQIQRVNGIAQNIMSPSAAELERIRREQALVNAARALDDDRTDFAKGFVWPITGRISGVYGSQRVYNGEPSRPHYGVDIAAPTGALVRAPAPGVVTLAEPDLFFSGGTVIIDHGLRLSSSFLHLSAVLVKVGQRVEPGDVVARVGSSGRANGPHLDWRMNWRDAKVDPQLLAGAMPAATPAPKAQGDMN, encoded by the coding sequence ATGCGCATCCCCTTGCTCGCCTTGCTGTTGCCCCTGTTGCTGTCCGCGCTCGCCCTGCCTGCGGCTGCGCTGGAGCTCGAAGGCCCGCTGATACAGGGCGGGGTGGTGATCGGGCACGTGCCACCGGGGACAACCGTCAGGCTGGACGAACGCCGGGTGCGCGTGGCCGCCGACGGCACCTTCGTGATTGGCTTCGATCGCGATGCGCCGGCCACGCAACGCCTGCAGGTGGGCGATGAGCAGCACGAGCTGACGATCGCCCGGCGCGAATACCAGATCCAGCGCGTCAACGGGATTGCACAGAACATCATGAGCCCGTCCGCAGCAGAGCTCGAACGCATTCGTCGCGAACAGGCGCTGGTGAACGCGGCACGTGCACTCGACGACGACCGCACCGACTTCGCGAAGGGTTTCGTGTGGCCGATCACCGGACGCATCAGCGGCGTCTATGGCAGCCAGCGCGTCTACAACGGCGAGCCGTCGCGCCCGCACTACGGCGTCGACATCGCTGCGCCGACCGGCGCACTGGTGCGCGCTCCGGCGCCCGGGGTGGTGACTCTGGCCGAACCGGACCTGTTCTTTTCGGGCGGCACCGTGATCATCGATCACGGTCTGCGGCTGTCGTCGAGCTTCCTGCACCTCTCGGCCGTGCTGGTCAAGGTCGGCCAGCGGGTCGAGCCAGGTGATGTGGTCGCACGCGTAGGCTCCAGTGGCCGTGCGAACGGACCGCATCTGGACTGGCGCATGAACTGGCGCGACGCGAAGGTCGACCCGCAACTGCTGGCCGGAGCGATGCCCGCTGCAACGCCTGCACCCAAAGCCCAAGGAGACATGAACTGA
- the greB gene encoding transcription elongation factor GreB: protein MNPARTAGSARPRYITPEGEQRLREEITHLWKVERPQVTAVVQEAAKNGDRSENGDYIYGKRRLREIDRRVRYLSKRLERVRVVREAPAERGRVYFGAWVTIEDEDGVASRYRIVGPDEFDVANGLISMDSPLARALLGKQLDDEVRVHTPGGEREYVVVAIDYADPQRR from the coding sequence ATGAACCCTGCCCGCACCGCCGGCTCCGCCCGGCCGCGCTACATCACCCCGGAGGGCGAGCAGCGCCTGCGCGAGGAAATCACGCATCTCTGGAAGGTCGAGCGTCCGCAGGTGACGGCCGTCGTCCAGGAAGCCGCCAAGAACGGCGACCGCTCCGAAAACGGCGACTACATCTACGGCAAGCGGCGTTTGCGCGAGATCGACCGCCGCGTGCGCTACCTGAGCAAGCGACTCGAGCGGGTACGCGTGGTGCGCGAGGCGCCAGCGGAGCGCGGACGCGTCTACTTCGGCGCTTGGGTCACCATCGAGGACGAGGACGGTGTCGCGAGCCGCTACCGGATCGTCGGCCCGGACGAGTTCGATGTGGCCAACGGACTGATCAGCATGGATTCACCGCTGGCACGGGCGCTGCTCGGCAAGCAGCTCGACGACGAGGTCCGCGTACACACTCCGGGCGGCGAACGCGAGTACGTCGTGGTCGCGATCGACTACGCCGACCCACAGCGGCGCTGA